The following are encoded together in the Plasmodium brasilianum strain Bolivian I chromosome 10, whole genome shotgun sequence genome:
- a CDS encoding liver stage antigen 1 gives MKNIKHITFYLFFFNISIYLINGKVENNNQNISSLGQKKSNLRYKNESSKNVIKKKPVSSVKQINKVKNSSNNYTVQKSNKSTSGNKISKIQDNKHISNKKESKGAKKSAVKKKDETSNISSNLDHLVQKNKISDNAVKNLSNQENNIEMTPKNEVSTEHNNSEDTKILKEEQNDEQSVQEKKEEEGVILKENKEEEIQDQKEGPGKSEEQKNEQIDSHKTVEKNAPNETGISEESSVNTMKDTEQVIEKEIEKEIEKGIEKEINKEIEKEIEKEIEKQIEKEKMDKNKEKKNEKGFSKKVETDLSNIKEEIISFVNNFKKDERVVKVSEALGTMATNTYEGVVKVVDSVMFFVKDFAEMVNNI, from the coding sequence ATGAAGAATATTAAGCATATtacgttttatttatttttttttaatataagtatatatttaataaatggaaaagtggaaaataataatcaaaatatttCTAGCTTAGGTCAGAAAAAGTCAAATTTAAGATATAAAAACGAAAGTAGTAAAAAtgttatcaaaaaaaaaccGGTTTCTTCAGTGAAGCAAattaataaagtaaaaaattcatCGAATAATTATACAGTTCAGAAAAGTAATAAAAGTACAAGTGGTAATAAGATTTCGAAAATTCAggataataaacatatttctAATAAGAAAGAAAGTAAAGGAGCTAAAAAGAGTGcagtaaaaaagaaagatgAAACATCAAACATAAGTTCAAATTTAGATCATctagtacaaaaaaataaaatatcagATAATGCAGTAAAAAACTTAAGCAAtcaagaaaataatattgaaatGACCCCTAAAAATGAAGTATCTACAGAGCATAATAATAGTGAAGatactaaaatattaaaagaagagCAAAATGATGAACAGTCAGTACAAGAgaaaaaagaggaagaaggAGTAATactaaaagaaaataaggaAGAGGAAATACAAGATCAAAAGGAAGGACCAGGAAAAAGTGAGGAACAGAAAAATGAACAGATAGATTCACATAAAACAGTAGAAAAAAATGCACCAAATGAGACAGGCATATCTGAAGAATCAAGTGTTAATACTATGAAAGATACAGAGCAAGTGATAGAAAAAGAGATAGAGAAAGAGATAGAGAAGGGGATAGAGAAAGAGATAAATAAAGAGATAGAAAAAGAGATAGAGAAAGAAATTGAAAAACAGatagaaaaagagaaaatggataaaaataaagagaaaaaaaatgaaaaaggattttcaaaaaaagtaGAAACAGATCTATCAAATATCAAGGAAGAAATTATATcttttgtaaataattttaaaaaagatgaaagaGTTGTAAAAGTATCTGAAGCTTTAGGAACTATGGCCACTAATACATATGAGGGTGTCGTTAAGGTTGTAGATTCAGTAATGTTTTTTGTAAAAGATTTTGCTGAAAtggttaataatatataa